In Ignavibacteriales bacterium, a single genomic region encodes these proteins:
- a CDS encoding DUF2127 domain-containing protein, whose protein sequence is MLVSKSSSPSKKGTSRLIRTIAVFKLLKAVLLICLGFGAFRLLNPVVGQRLTHWVGSFTWNYTRDFILSGLSKIIGLKPTQLEALGIGAFLYAILFMIEGIGLWFEKRWAEYLTVIATGSFLPFELYEIYIRATYSRGLTLLFNLLVFIYLIRVVRRRAA, encoded by the coding sequence GTGCTCGTATCTAAATCTTCAAGCCCGTCAAAAAAGGGTACAAGTCGGCTAATTAGGACGATTGCGGTTTTCAAATTACTCAAGGCTGTACTTCTGATTTGTTTAGGATTCGGGGCCTTTAGACTTCTTAACCCAGTTGTAGGCCAAAGGCTAACTCATTGGGTGGGTTCTTTTACATGGAATTACACTCGAGATTTTATATTGTCCGGTCTGTCGAAGATCATTGGGCTAAAGCCAACCCAATTGGAAGCTTTGGGAATCGGCGCATTCCTTTATGCTATTCTATTTATGATCGAAGGGATAGGACTGTGGTTTGAAAAGCGATGGGCCGAGTACCTAACTGTTATTGCAACAGGTTCTTTTCTGCCATTTGAACTATATGAAATCTACATAAGAGCCACATATTCACGTGGGTTAACATTACTATTTAATCTTCTTGTTTTCATTTATCTTATAAGAGTTGTACGTCGTCGTGCCGCCTAA